The region TTTACTTTTTTGTTTGGCAAAAATAACTCTGCATCTAGACACAATAAAAATCAACTTCAAAACATAGATGGAGAGCTTTTTGTAAAAGAAGCTCAAATCATAAAACACGTAAAAAGTGTCGCAGATGCTGAGGTTGAGCGTTTTATGAATGACTCTCGTATCGATAAAGAGTTGGAGTTAAAAATAGGTGCTCCGGTTTTGTTCACTAGAAACTCTTGGAACTATTTTAATGGAGAGAGAGGTGTTGTTGTAAATATAGATGCTACTTATGTTTATGTGCAAAAAATAGATGCAAAAATAGTAAAACTAGAAGCGGTCGCTCAAAGTAAAGCAAAATGGGTAGAAAAAAACATAGATGCTACAAAAGAGATGATTGAAGAGCCACAACTTAGCATCTATCAGTTTCCTATAAAACTAGCTTTTGCAATAACTATACATAAATCACAGGGTATGTCTATAGAAGATTTGATAATTGAGACAAATGAGATATTTGCTCCATCACAATTTTATGTGGCACTCTCAAGAAGTTCTAATCCTAAAAGACTAAATCTTATAGCTCCATCTTGCCAATGGCACCAAATAGTTTTTGTAAACCATAAGGCTTTGGAGTTTGTAAAGTTATAGCTATATTTTACACCCTTTTCCAGCTATGTCTTTTAAACTAGACTCTCTAAACATTTTTTGCAAAAGAAGTTTTGGCTCCATCCATTGATCATGTAGAGCACATTTGCACATACCATTACAAAAGCCTATGCCTAAAACACATTGCTCATCTTTTACAGAATCGTTAAATAATTTTAAAATATCATCAACCATTATTTCAGATGGATCTCTGCTTAATTTGTATCCTCCATCTCTTCCTCTTATGGAAATCACTAGACCAGCTTTTACAAGTTCTGTCATGATTTTTGTTAAAAATTTGTAAGACATAACTAATGCCTCAGATAGCTCTAGTGCACTAATTAGCTGTAGTTCTTTCTTATCTGTAATATAAGATAAAATTCTAATTGCATATTGAGAAGTATTACTTAATTGCATAAAAACTCTTTAATTTAATTTCAATTTTTATAATTATATCAAAAGTATGATAAGTTTTTATAATGTTTAAAATAATTTCTACTTAAAGGTAGGATTAAAGTTTATTTGATAAGATTTCAATTACTACTTCTAGGTAGAATTTAAAAGAAGGATTTTTATGACTGAACGTATAACGAAAAGTATGGCTAAAAATATCTATTATGGTGGTGGAACATTTGCACTATTAATATTTATAGCACTTACTTTTGATACTGTGCATCAAATACCTGAGAGATCAAATGAAGTTGATATGACAGCATCTGTTGTAGCTGGTAAAAAACTTTGGGAAGACAATAACTGTGTTGGATGTCATACAATAGTTGGAGAGGGGGCATACTATGCACCAGAACTTATGAATGTATTTCAAAGAAGAGGTGCATCTGATGAGGTTGCATTTAAAGGGTATATGCAAGGTTGGATGGCTGCTCAACCATTGGATACTCCAAACAGAAGAAAAATGCCACAATTTCATTTAACAAATGAGCAAGTAGATAACTTGTCTGATTTTTTAATATGGACATCAAAAGTAAATGCCAATGAATGGCCACCAACGATTGAAGGTTAGGAGAAGATATGAAATATAGTTCACAAGCGGTCGCAAAACCGTATTTTATTTTTGCGTTGATTCTTCTTGCTGGAGAAATACTTTTTGGTTTACTAATGGCTATTCAGTACATATATGGAGATTTCTTATTTCCACTGATACCATTTAATGTTTTAAGAATGGTTCACACTAACTTGCTGATTGTCCTTCTTTTAAATGGTTTTATGGGTGCTACATACTATCTAGTTCCTGAAGAAGCTGAGTCTGAACTTTGGAGTCCAAAGTTAGCAATTGCAACTTTTTGGATATTTGCAGCGGCAGGTGTTGCTACAATCTTAGGTTATCTTTTTGTACCTTATGCAGAATTAACAGAACTTACATTTAATAACTTGCTTCCAACAATGGGTAGAGAGTTCTTAGAGCAACCATTACCTACAAAAGTTGGTATTGTTGTAGTTGTACTTTCATATATTTTAAATACTGCAATGACTGTTTTAAAGGGTAGAAAGACTGTTATTACTACTGTTTTACTTTCAGGTCTTTTTGGTCTAGCAGTATTTTTCTTATTTGCATTTTATGTGCCTGATAATTTAATCATGGATAAATTTTTCTGGTGGTTTACAGTTCACTTATGGGTTGAAGCTACTTGGGAACTTATTATGGGTGCAATTTTAGCGTTCGTACTTATTAAAACTACAGGTGTTGATAGAGAGCATATTGATAAATGGTTATATTTAATCATTGCAATGACTATGGTATCTGGTATCTTAGGAACTGGTCACCACTTTTTCTATATGGGAGCACCTGAGTATTGGTTATGGATTGGTTCTATTTCATCTGCTGTTGAGCCATTACCATTTTTCTTGATGATTCTTTTTGCATACACAATGACAAGAGATAGAAAAATTAAACATGACAATGAAATAGCACTTACATGGGCT is a window of uncultured Sulfurimonas sp. DNA encoding:
- a CDS encoding Rrf2 family transcriptional regulator, which encodes MQLSNTSQYAIRILSYITDKKELQLISALELSEALVMSYKFLTKIMTELVKAGLVISIRGRDGGYKLSRDPSEIMVDDILKLFNDSVKDEQCVLGIGFCNGMCKCALHDQWMEPKLLLQKMFRESSLKDIAGKGCKI
- a CDS encoding cytochrome c, which gives rise to MTERITKSMAKNIYYGGGTFALLIFIALTFDTVHQIPERSNEVDMTASVVAGKKLWEDNNCVGCHTIVGEGAYYAPELMNVFQRRGASDEVAFKGYMQGWMAAQPLDTPNRRKMPQFHLTNEQVDNLSDFLIWTSKVNANEWPPTIEG
- a CDS encoding cbb3-type cytochrome c oxidase subunit I, which produces MKYSSQAVAKPYFIFALILLAGEILFGLLMAIQYIYGDFLFPLIPFNVLRMVHTNLLIVLLLNGFMGATYYLVPEEAESELWSPKLAIATFWIFAAAGVATILGYLFVPYAELTELTFNNLLPTMGREFLEQPLPTKVGIVVVVLSYILNTAMTVLKGRKTVITTVLLSGLFGLAVFFLFAFYVPDNLIMDKFFWWFTVHLWVEATWELIMGAILAFVLIKTTGVDREHIDKWLYLIIAMTMVSGILGTGHHFFYMGAPEYWLWIGSISSAVEPLPFFLMILFAYTMTRDRKIKHDNEIALTWAKGTAIMSFLGAGVWGFFHTLAPVNMFTHGTQLTAAHGHLSFYGAYVMIIFTVVSYAMPILRGRPHGNCQKAQKVELNSFWMMNIGMMGLTLALSAAGIVQILDQRVGTELIGFMESQESIESIYMIRAGFGALVLAGLLTYFYSFFVKEEA